The genomic interval CACCGTCGCGCCCTGGTCCATGCCCAGCAACATCCGCTGCCCATTGGTGGGATCGATCCACAGCTGCTGCGGATCGTCGCCGCCCGGCGCGCCCTTGAACCCCGTGAACGTGTTGCCGCCGTCGCGCGACACGTAGCTCGACGTGTTGATCGTGTACACCACGTCCGGATTCTCCGGGCTCACGTACACGCCGCAGTTGTAGCCGCCCTGCCCGTTGCGGATCCGCGTGTCCGTGGGATCCATCTGCCGCCACGTGGCGCCGCCGTCGTCGGACCGGTACAGGCCGGAGTTGCTGATCACGAACATCCGCTGGCCGTCGGTGTGGTTCGCCACCGCCACCGACGTGCGGCCGGTCAGTTCCGGCAGCCCGCCCCCGGTGATCTCGTGCCAGGTCACCCCCTCATCCGTCGACTTGAACAGGTGCGTCCCGTTGGGGCCGCCAAAGGCGCCGCGCCCGGTGGCGCCCGGCGCCACGTAGTGCAGATCCGTCGTCGCCAGAATGATGCTCGGCTTGTCATGCGCCCAGGCGAGCTTCACCGCGCCCGTCTCGTCGTCCACGTAGAGCGTCTTGGTCCACGTCTTGCCGCCGTCCGTGGAGCGGAACACCCCCCGCATGTCGCTCTTCGCGTGGATGTTGCCCTGCGCCGCGATCATCACCACGTCCGGGTTGGCCGGATCCACGAGAATCGACGGGATCTGCTTGGTGGCGTCGAGTCCCAGATGCTGCCACGTCCGGCCGGCATCGGTGGACTTGTACACGCCGTTCCCTTCGTTGATCGAACCGCCGGTGATGATGTCGCCCGTGCCCACGTAGATCACGTTGGTGTCCGACGGCGCCACTTCGATCGCGCCCACCGACGACACGTCCTTGACCGCGTCGAAGATGGGATACCAGGTCGTGCCCGCGTTGTCGGTCTTCCACACGCCCGCCGACGGCAGCCCGGCGTAGAACACGCCCGGCTCGCCCACCGCGCCCGTCACCGCCGCCACGCGCCCGGCGCGCAGCGGCCCGATGTTGCGCCACACGAGGCCGGCGAACAGATCGGGCCGCACCGGCGCCGCCCAACCCACGGTCAACAACGCCACACCCACGACACCAGCACCGCGCAGCCAGCGGTGCGACACGACGCGCTTCAACATGATGGATACGCCCCCGGAGCAAGTAAGCGGAATGGGACAAGATTATCCGCGGTGCACGCGGGGAGACAGGGGAGGCCGCGGCCCGTTCGTTCAGATCCTGCAAAGAATCGGGCGGCGCTACATCCCTTCGTCGGCCGACGGCCCGTAGATGGACGGCACCTTGCCGCCCATCGGCCGCAGATACGTGGAGAGCTGTCCCCGGTGATGGATGGCGTCGAACAGGATGAACCAGAGGAACTCTCCAACCGGCTGCTCCGACACCACCTTGCCCTGGTAATAGAACGTGGCCACGCGGTTCCACGCCGCGTCGTCCATCTGCGCCACCGCGTCGCTCAGCTCCCCGGACCAGCGCTCGAACTTCTCCAGCATGACGTCCAGCGGGGGCGGCGCCACGAACTTCCACTCGGCCTTGTTGTGCCGGATCGCGTCCAGGCAGGTCTCGAGTTCGCTCGTCAGCGTCCACACGAGTTGCTCCGCCGACGGCGAGCGATCGTGCGGCTTGTACGCGAGCTCGTCCTTGGGAATCGCCTTGAGCACCCGCAGGAACACCGGGAACTCGGCCTTCTGGCGTTCGAGAAAGAATTCACGGACCGTCATGCGAACTCTCCGGCGCTTGGGTCGTGGAGCCGTTGCCCGCCCTCCGGACCACAGTATCGGTGCCGGACCTTGGTCCCGCTACTCCCGCGTGGCGCCCCGCACCGCCTCGGCCATC from Gemmatimonadaceae bacterium carries:
- a CDS encoding DinB family protein, which produces MTVREFFLERQKAEFPVFLRVLKAIPKDELAYKPHDRSPSAEQLVWTLTSELETCLDAIRHNKAEWKFVAPPPLDVMLEKFERWSGELSDAVAQMDDAAWNRVATFYYQGKVVSEQPVGEFLWFILFDAIHHRGQLSTYLRPMGGKVPSIYGPSADEGM